The following proteins are co-located in the Phragmites australis chromosome 10, lpPhrAust1.1, whole genome shotgun sequence genome:
- the LOC133931396 gene encoding uncharacterized protein LOC133931396 codes for MSAPWPWVILGRVPRLVPGDAEAEAWHAAADFSIPVALPPRITVLTAAPSVHPDPNYPDKYPYIVATGPSCLLFNFAVEPFYGVNSSVDPHESYLILARRFHPAGVQQGHAATATAERIPMRHGRMPIIYNIESIGLVSSYDGDYTIAEFLLDKGSERAKLLRFRKGDEWWTEDNLIYPLSAQDREWVPTGVVAQDKKLWWFDLSWGLLSCDPFVADPVLLFHNLPEGRALNMTRPDIHTHRCITVSRRKLRYVEIIIPEDCNGCHDSEAATVSMWTRIPAPGGKTARWDKAYEISFAKIWKDDSYKATGLPEKVPLLAVVCPSNPDVVYFDLEQHLFGVIVPAHKVVKFVKDSYELVNMPWPIRASSRYISAWFLPHSVAMDLNLVGIKPSSSSPLNVRQLTMQQKDAPNAVQAVETDDEDLLKLGMEVAMTMDPATLKSEVDKFFSVEDHPSPERQVTVQKSEPFDFRLTEEEAWADVLAIRQLKKHRQDN; via the exons ATGTCGGCGCCGTGGCCGTGGGTGATCCTGGGCCGCGTCCCCCGCCTTGTCCCCGGCGACGCGGAGGCAGAGGCGTGGCACGCTGCCGCCGACTTCTCCATCCCGGTCGCGCTGCCGCCACGGATCACCGTCCTCACCGCGGCCCCAAGCGTCCACCCCGACCCCAACTATCCCGATAAGTACCCCTACATCGTCGCCACCGGCCCCTCCTGCCTCCTCTTCAACTTCGCCGTCGAGCCCTTCTACGGCGTGAACTCCtccgtcgacccccacgagagCTACCTCATCCTGGCGCGGCGGTTCCACCCGGCAGGGGTCCAGCAGGGCCACGCGGCCACGGCCACCGCCGAACGCATCCCCATGCGCCACGGCCGCATGCCCATCATCTACAACATCGAGAGCATCGGCCTCGTCTCCTCCTATGACGGCGACTACACAATCGCCGAGTTCTTGCTTGACAAGGGTAGCGAGCGTGCCAAGCTCCTCCGCTTTCGCAAGGGCGACGAATGGTGGACCGAGGACAACCTGATCTACCCCTTGTCCGCCCAGGACCGGGAGTGGGTCCCCACCGGCGTGGTCGCCCAGGACAAGAAGCTCTGGTGGTTCGACCTCTCGTGGGGGCTCCTCAGCTGCGATCCCTTCGTTGCTGACCCGGTGCTGCTCTTCCACAACCTCCCGGAGGGCCGCGCTCTCAACATGACCCGGCCTGACATCCACACCCATCGCTGCATCACGGTGAGCCGCCGCAAGCTGCGGTACGTGGAGATCATTATCCCTGAGGACTGCAACGGCTGCCACGACAGCGAAGCAGCGACGGTGTCCATGTGGACGCGGATCCCCGCTCCTGGCGGCAAGACGGCTAGGTGGGACAAAGCGTACGAGATAAGCTTCGCGAAGATCTGGAAGGATGACAGCTACAAGGCGACGGGGCTTCCAGAGAAGGTCCCTTTACTCGCGGTCGTGTGCCCATCGAACCCAGATGTTGTCTACTTCGACCTGGAGCAGCACCTCTTCGGTGTCATCGTGCCCGCGCATAAAGTCGTGAAGTTCGTCAAAGATTCATATGAGCTTGTGAACATGCCATGGCCGATTCGGGCCTCCAGCCGCTACATCAGCGCTTGGTTCCTGCCACATTCAGTTGCCATGG ATCTTAATTTGGTGGGCATCAAgccttcatcatcttcacctcTGAACGTGAGGCAGCTGACAATGCAACAGAAAGACGCACCCAATGCGGTCCAGGCAGTGGAAACGGACGACGAGGACCTGCTCAAACTGGGCATGGAAGTGGCCATGACGATGGATCCCGCGACCTTAAAATCAGAGGTGGACAAGTTCTTTAGTGTCGAGGACCACCCGAGCCCAGAGAGGCAGGTGACGGTGCAAAAGAGCGAGCCTTTTGACTTTCGGctcaccgaggaggaggcctGGGCGGACGTGTTGGCGATTCGCCAACTTAAAAAGCATCGTCAAGACAACTGA